GAGGCCCGCGACCGCCTGGCCCCCGCCACCGCGCTGGAGGCCCCCGAACCCGACCGCCGCCGCGCCGAGGCGCCCGCCTATGACCCGCTGATGATCGAACGGATGCTGGGCGCGCCCGTCTGACTGCTGCGTCAGGCCAGAGGGGGCTGCATGCGCCAGGGGCGCGGGGGGTCAGCCCTCCAGCAGGCGGCCCTTGATGCTGCGCGACTGGCCGCGGAATTCGGCGATGACGCGGCCCTGCTGGTCGGTCACCGTCACGTCATAGAGACCGCTGCGGCCCTGCCGGGCGCGTTCGCCTGCCCGGGCGGTCAGCCGGTCGCCCTGCATCGCCGGGGCCAGATAGGTGATCGACGCCTGCTGGCCCACGCAGCGCTGGTCATGGCTGTTGCAGGCAAAGGCAAAGGCGCTGTCGGCCAAGGCGAAGACGAAGCCGCCATGCGCGATGCCATGCCCGTTCACCATGGACTGCGTCACCGTCATGGCGATGGTGGCCGTGCCGGGGCCCACATCCTCCAGCACCATGCCCAGCCCCTGCGAGGCCCGGTCGTCGGCCCACATCGCATCCGCGCAGCGGCGCGCCAGGTCGTGATCATCCGTCATCGATCCCCCCCCCCCGGGTCCGGGGCGGCGGACCGCCCCTTTGGGGGAATTCGTCGCATGGGCGGGGTCGTGGGTCAACGATGCGGGCGTCGCGGTTTCCGGGTCCGGTCGGAACAAGCGGGCCGGTCGGACATTGACCGGGGGTGCGATGCGGGAAAGGGGCGCCCGATGGCGATGATCTTCGACGACTGGCAGGGGATCTGGCGCGTGCTGGTCGTGGGCAGCGCGGCCTATATCCTGCTGATCGCGATGCTGCGCCTGTCGGGCAAGCGCACGCTCAGCAAGATGAACGCCTTCGATCTGATCGTGACGGTCGCGCTTGGCTCGACGCTGGCGACGGTGCTGCTGGATGCCGATCTGCCCTTGGCCGAGGGGGTGGCGGCGCTGGCGCTGCTGGTCTCGCTGCAATTCGTCATCACCTGGGCCTCGGTCCGCTGGCCATGGTTCCAAGGCGTCATCAAGGCCGAACCGACCCTGCTGGCCCATCAGGGCCGCCTGCTGCCCGGGGCCATGCGCGCGCAGCGCGTGACCGAGGCCGAGATCCGCGCCGCCATCCGCCAGAGCGGTCATCACAGCCTGGACGAAACCCGCGCCGTCGTGCTGGAGACCGACGGATCGCTGTCGGTGACCTGATCCCCGTCGCGACCCCGTGACGCGCCGTTCCGGTAACAGGTTCGGGAGTGAAAGGTCTTGATCCCCCGGCCCGCACGGTCAATCATGGGAAAGACGCAAAAGCCCCATGGTCCCGTCCTTCGATTGCTTAGGTGGTCGAATGGCTCGAAGCTGCCATTTCCAGAGCGGCGCGCCCTGCGGGTTTCACAAGAAGAATGTCACGAACAGGGAAGATCCAGATGAACGTGTTGAAATCGACCGCCGCCTGCGCGGCGCTGATGGTGGTCGCACCGCTGGCCGCCGCCGCCGAGGATTGCGGCAGCGTCACCATCGCCGAGATGAACTGGGCCTCGGCCGGGCTGGCCGCATGGGTCGACAAGATCATCCTGGAGGAGGGTTACGGCTGCGACGTGGCCTTGGTCACGGGCGACACGATGCCGACCTTCACCTCGATGAACGAGAAGGCCGATCCCGACATCGCGCCGGAACTCTGGGTCAACGCGGTCAAAGTCCCCTTGGACGCCGCCCGCGAGGAGGGGCGCATCATCATCGCGTCCGAGATCCTCAGCGATGGCGGGGTCGAGGGGTTCTGGGTCCCCACCGCCCTGGCCGAGGAGCATGGCCTGCGCACCATCGGCGACGCCTTGGCCCGGCCCGAGCTGTTCCCCGGGGCCGAGAATGCCGATCGCGGCGCCTTCTTCAGCTGCCCGTCGGGATGGGCCTGCCAGATCATCACCCAGAACCAGTTCGAGGCGCTGGACGGCGCGGGCGCGGGGTTCGACCTGGTCGACAGCGGATCGGCCGCGGGGCTGGATGGGTCGATCGCGCGGGCCTTCAACCGCGACGAGGGCTGGCTGGGCTATTACTGGGCGCCGACGGCGATCCTGGGCCGCTATGACATGACCCGGCTGGAGCTGGAGACCGATCACGACCGGGCGCATTGGGACGAATGCACCGTGATCACCGACTGTCCCGACCCGCGGCTGAACGAATGGCCGCGATCCGACGTCTTCACCGCCGTGACAAGCGACTTCGCCGAACGCAACCCGGTCGCGATGGATTACCTGGGGACCCGGTCCTGGACCAATGACACGGTCAACGGCCTTCTGGCCTGGATGGGCGACAACCAGGCCACGAACGAGGACGGTGCCTGGCATTTCCTGGAGAACCACCCCGAGATCTGGGCCGAATGGCTGTCCGAGGACGTGGCCGAGCGGGTCCGCGCCGCGCTGTGACGCCCTGACCGGCCGCGGCGGCATCCCCGCCGCGGCCCCCGGACCGACCCCAACAAGGAACCGCCATGGACCTCGTCACCTTTCCCGCCCTGGGGCGCGCGACGCTGCGCGACATCCGCATCACCATCGACGGCGCCTTTCGCGACTTCACCCGCGCCTATGGCGAGACGCTGGAGGCGGTGTTCCACCCCATCCAGGTCCTGCTGGTCTTCATCGAGAACCTGATGATCGACGGCCCCTGGATCGTGGTGCTGGCGGCGCTGGCGGGGCTGGTCTGGGCGCTCAGCCGGAACTGGCGGATCGTGGTGGGGTCGGTCGCGGCGCTGTTCCTGATCGGCCTGTTCGGCATGTGGGAGGACACGATGCGGACCATCGCCATGGTGACGGTCTGCACGCTGATCGCCATGGTCATCGGCATTCCGGTGGGCATCGTCATGGCACGGTCGAACCGCGCGGACCGGGCGATCACCCCGGTGCTGGACATGATGCAGACCATGCCCAGCTTCGTCTATCTGATCCCGGTGGTGATGATCTTCGGCCTGGGCAAGGTGCCCGGGGTGATCGCGGTGGTGATCTATGCCGTGCCGCCGGTGATCCGGCTGACCAATCTGGGCATCCGCCAGGTCCCCGCCGACGTGCTGGAGGCCGCGACCGCCTTCGGATCCAGCGCCCGGCAGAAGCTGGTTGAGGTGCAGCTGCCGCTGGCGCTGCCCACGATCATGGCCGGCGTCAACCAGACCATCATGATGAGCCTGGCGATGGTCGTCGTGGCCTCGATGATCGGGGTGCGGGGCCTGGGCCAGCCGGTCCTGCAGGCGATCAACAACCAGTATTTCACCTTGGGCGTGATGAACGGCCTGGCCATCGTGGCCATCGCCATCATCTTCGACCGCGCATCGCAGGCCTATGGCAAGCGGCTGCAGAAGCACCTGGAGCAGCAGCATGGCTGAGGCCGTCCACGACATCGAGATCCGCAACCTCTACAAGATCTTCGGGCCGAACGGCGCGGCCCATGTGGCCGATATCCGCGCGGGCATGACCAAGGACGAGCTGAAGGCCCGCCACGACCACGTCCTGGGGCTGGACGACATCACCATGACCATCCCGGCCGGGCGCATCCAGGTGGTGATGGGCCTGTCGGGTTCCGGGAAATCGACCCTGATCCGGCACCTGAACCGGCTGATCGACCCCACCGCGGGCCAGGTCATCTTCGACGGGCGCGACGTGGTGGCGATGGGGCCGCGGGAATTGCAGGCCTTCCGTCGCGAGAAGACGGCGATGGTGTTCCAGAAATTCGGCCTCTTTCCCCATCGCACCGTGCTGGAGAACACCGCCTATGGCCTGCGCGTCCGCGGCCTGCCCGCGCGCGAGATCGACGAGCGCGCGCGCCGCTGGATCCACCGCGTCGGGCTGGAGGGGTTCGAGGGCAGCTATCCCAACCAGCTGTCGGGCGGCATGCAGCAGCGCGTGGGCCTGGCGCGGGCGCTGACCAACGACCCCGAGATCCTGCTGATGGACGAGGCCTTCTCGGCGCTGGATCCGCTGATCCGCACGGACATGCAGTCGGTGCTGCTGGACATCCAGGCCGAGCTGGGCAAGACCATCGTCTTCATCACCCATGACCTGGACGAGGCGCTGCGGCTTGGCGACCGCATCGCGATCCTGCGCGACGGGCGCATCATCCAGCAGGGCAGCGGCGAACAGATCGTGCTGCGCCCGGCCGACGACTATATCAGCAGCTTCGTGCGCGACATCCGGCGCGGCCATGTGATCACCGTGCGCACCATCATGCGGCCCGGACGGCGCGCCGATAGCGGCGTGATGCTGCCCCCCGGCACATTGCTGGAGGAGGCCGCCCGCGCCATGACCCGCGTCGATGTCAGCCGCGCCGACGTGGTCGATGCCCAAGGCGCGCATCTGGGCGCGATCACGCTGCGCAAATGCGTGGCCGAGATGATCGCCCCCGACGATGACGACGACGAGGACGCATCCGCCGTCACCGCCGCCTGATCCGTCAGCCCAGGCCCGGATCGGCCGGGTCGATGGCCAGCAGCAGCCGCACCTGACCGGTTCCCGCCACCGGGGGCGACCGGTGCAGCACGGCCGTCTGCTCCGGCCCCGGCCACAGCCCGCCGCGCAGGATCAGGGCCGCGCCGGGGGCCAGGGTCTCGGGACGGTCCTCATGGCCCGGCCGGGCCAGCTGCGTTCCCGTCCCGCGATAGGTGCAGAGCAGCCGCGCCGTCAAATTGTCCAGGTGAAAGCGGCGGCAGGCATCCGTCGCCACCGGGTTCAGCCGCAGATGCAGCATCGGCGCGCCCATCACCCGGCCCATGATCGTGGCCAAGGCCGCCACATCGCCCGCCAGCATGTCGCGAAACGGCCCCGGCGCCATGCCCGCCCGGTCGCAGGCCAGATGCACCGCATCCCGGGCCGCGGGCGCGGGCAGGATCATCCGCAGGTCGGGCAGATGGTCCGGCGGCAGCGCCTCGATCCAGTCGGCGAAGCCCGGCGCGCGGGGCCGGTCCCAGATGGCCGCCGCGATCCCCGGCGCGCCGATCCGGCCCAGAACCTCCGGCTCTGGGCCGCGCAGCAGGCCTTGGGCCTGCGGGGCGCGGGGAAAGGCGATGACGGGCGCGGCCGTCAGGGGGGCGGGATGGGACATGGGCGACCTCCGGGGGTGATTCACGTTATAGTATTACGTCAATCGCCCCCGGGGCAAGGCGGCTCAGCCCTCCAGCCGGGCCAGCACCGCATCGGTGATCGCATCGGTGCTGTCGCGGCCCGGGCGGGTGCCGATGCCGCTGGCGGTCGTGGCCTCCAGCGCGGCCATGATGCGGGCGGCGGGGGCGGTCTGGTCCAGATGATCCAGCATCATCGCCGCCGACCAGAAGGCCGCCATCGGGTTGGCGATGCCCTGATCCGCGATGTCGGGGGCCGATCCGTGGACCGGCTCGAACATGGACGGGTTGCGGCGTGTCGGGTCGATATTGGCCGATGCCGCAAAGCCCAGGCCGCCCTGGATCGCCGCGCCCAGATCCGTCAGGATGTCGCCGAAGAGGTTCGAGGCGACCACCACGTCCAGGCTCTCGGGCGCCATGACCATCCGCGCGCAGATCGCGTCGATATGATAGCGCGTCACCGCGACATCGGGATATTCGGCGGCGATCAGGTCGGTCATCTCGTCCCAGAAGACCATGGAATGGCGCTGTGCATTGGATTTCGTGACCGAGGCCAGCAGGCCCCGCCGCCCCCGCGCCTGTTCGAAGGCGAAGCGCAGGATGCGTTCCACGCCCGCGCGGGTGAAGATCGAGGTCTCGACCGCGACCTCGTCCGGGGTGCCCTGATGGACGCGGCCGCCGGCGCCGGAATATTCGCCCTCGGTATTCTCGCGGATGCAGAGGATGTCGAAATCGCGGGTCTTCAGCGGCCCCTCGACGCCGGGCAGCAGGCGGTGCGGGCGGATATTGGCATATTGGACAAAGGCCTTGCGGATCGGCAGCAAGAGCCCGTGCAGCGACACGGCATCGGGCACGCGGGCGGGCCAGCCGACCGCGCCCAGCAGGATCGCGTCGAAGCGCCGCAGGGTCTCGATCCCATCCTCGGGCATCATGCGCCCGTGCTGCAGATAGTGGTCGCAGGACCAGGGAAAGCTGACTGTCTCGACCGCCGCGCCGCTGGCGGCGATGACGCGCAAGGCGGCCTGGGTCACGGGGATGCCGATGCCGTCGCCGGGGATCAGGGCGATGCGCGCGGGCGTGGACGGGGTCATGGGGCGCTCCTTCGGTCTGGGTCGCGACGGGATTGGACCGGGGGCGGGCGGGTGTAAACCCCCCGGTCAGCGGAACAGGATGTGGCGGCGCCCGTCCGGGCTGCGGTGGAAATCGCAATCGACGCGGAAGACCTGGGCCAGCAGGGCGGGGGTCAGCACCTGGTCGGGCGGGCCGTCCGCCACCACCCGGCCCCGGTCCAGGACCAGCAGCCGGTCGCAGAACTGCGCCGCATGGTTCAGGTCGTGCAGCGCCACGATGCTGGTCAGGCCAAGCCGCGCGATCAGGCGCATCAGCTCCAGCTGGTGCTGGATGTCCAGGTGGTTGGTGGGCTCGTCCAGGAACAGCTCGCGCGGGTCCTGGGCCAGGGCCCGCGCGAGCTGGACGCGCTGGCGTTCGCCGCCCGACAGGACCTGCCAGGGGGCATGGCGAAAGGCCGTCATGTCCACCTGGGCCAGCGCCCGGTCCACCGCCGCGCGGTCGGCCGCGGTCCAGCCCGCCAAGGGCGCGCGATGGGGGGTGCGGCCCAGCATCACCACATCCTCGACCGTGACGTTCATCTGGGTCGCGGCGTGCTGCTGGACCAAGGCCACGCGGCGGGCCAGGTCGCGCCGCCCGATGCGGGCGATGTCGCGCCCGTCCAGCGTGACCTGCCCCCGGTCGGGCCGCCGCAGCCCCGCCAGCAGGCGCAGCAGCGACGACTTGCCCGACCCGTTCGGTCCCAGCAGGCCCAGGGTCGTGCCCGGCGCGATGTCCACCGACACGTCCTGCAGGATCGCCTTGCCGCCGACGCCCCAGCTGAGGTTGCGGGACGCGATGGTCATGCCAGCCTCCGCGCGCGCCAGAGGATCAGCGAGAAGCAGGGCACCCCCACCAGCGCGGTGACGATGCCGATGGGCAGGGTCGCCTGCGTCATCACGCTGCGCGAGACGATGTCGGCCAGCACCATGAAGACCGCGCCCACCACCGCGCAGGCGGGCAGCAGGCGCATATGCCCCGGCCCGATCAGGAAGCGCACCGCATGGGGCACGACCAGCCCCACGAAGCCGATGGAGCCGACCATGCTGACGATGGTCGCGGTGATCAGCGCGGTCGTGGCGAACAGCACCACCCGCACCCGCCCCACCGGGATGCCCATCGACGCCGCCGCATCGTCGCCGAAGGTGAAGGCGTCCAGCGCCCGCGCATACCAGATGCAGATGGCCAGCCCGATCAGCATGACCACGGCCAGCAGCTGAAACTCCGGCCAGCGCACGCCGCCGAAGCTGCCCAGCAGCCAGAACATCACATCGCGCGCCTGCTGGGCGTTGCCCGATGTGGTGACCACATAGGCGGTCAGCGCGTTGAAGAGCTGCGCCGCCGCCACCCCCGCCAGGATGGTGCGGTCCGGCCCGCCGCGCCCGCCATCCGACAGCAGCGCCACGAAGGCGAAGGCCGCCAGCGCCCCCACGAAGGCCCCCGCCGACAGCGACACCGCCCCCGCGCCGACGCCCAGGATGATCACCGCCACCGCGCCGGTCGACGCCCCGGCGGATACGCCCAGCACATATGGTTCGGCCAGGGTGTTGCGCAGCAGCGATTGCAGGATCGCCCCGCAGATCGCCAGCCCCGCCCCGCACAGCGCCGCGACCAGCGCCCGGCTGAGCCGCAGGTCCCAGATCACGCTGTCCTGGATGCGGCTGATGGGGGCCTCGGTCCAGCCCAGATGGTTGGTCAGCGACAGCCCGACCGTGGCCAGGGGCACGCGCATCTCTCCGATGCTGACGGCCAAGGCCACGGCCAGGGTCAGCGCCATGGCCGACATGGCCAGAAGGGCCGCGAAGCCCCCCCGTCCGGGCAGCGCGCGGGTCGTCATTCCGCCCGCATCGCCGCCAGCTGATCGGCCAGTTCCTCGGCCCCATAGAGGGTGCGGATGGTCGGGTTCATCGCCGCGCCGTTCATGGTCAGGATGCGGCCCGCCTGCACGGCGGGCATCTGGCTGACGGACGGATCGGTGGTCAGGAAGGCGATCTTGTTCTCCGCCCGGTCCAGGGTCCAGCGGTCGCGGTCCAGCGATGCCGCGACGATATAGGTCGGATCGGCGGCGATGATCCCCTCCCAGCCCACGGTGGGCCACTCGGCCTCGGTGGTGATGGCATTGCGGCCGCCCAGCAGGTCCGCGATGAAGCCCGAGGCGCCGTTCCTGCCGCCCAGATAGGCGTCCTCGCCCTCGGACGGGCTGGAGAACCAGAAGAGGAACGTGTCGTCGCCCGCCTCGAAGCGCGCGCGCAGATCGGCCTCGCGCGCGCGGAAATCGGCGATCAGCGCCTGGCCGCGATCGGCCACGTCGAAGATGCGCGACAGCTCGTCGATCTCCTGGTACAGCAGGTCCATGTTCCACAGCTGGTCGCGGCTGCCATAGATGTCGCCCGCATCGTCGCGGGTGTTGCAGATGCCGGGCGACAGATAGCTGGGGATGCCCAGATCGTCGAAATCGGCGCGCTTGGCGACCTTGCTGTCATCGCCCAGCAGCAGGGGCAGCTGGGCCGCGACGAAATCGGGCTCGCGCGCCAGGATCCCCTCCAGGCTGGGCTGCTCGACGGTCAGGATCTCGACCCGGGCATTGGCCGCCTCCAGTTCCGGCAGGACGCGGGTCGGCCAGAAGGCCGAGGCCGCCATGCGGTCCTCGAGGCCCAGCATCAGCAGGATCTCGGCGCTGTTCTGGCCCAGTGCGACGGCGTTCTGCGGGGGCGCGTCGATGGTGACGGTGGCGCCGCAATTCTCCAGCACCAGGGGATACCGGGTGGGGGTGGCCCCGGCGGCCATGGGAAGGGCCAGCCCGCACAGGGCCGCGATGGTCGGAAAGCGGAAGGGATGCATGTGTCGTCGCCTGCGCGAATGAACGGATGGCGCGCCGATAGCACCGCCCGCGCGGCCCGGCAACGAAAATAGTCAACTATTATCCCGCCATTGGACTTTCGCTGCGAAACCGGTCAGATGCCGCCAGCCCGCCCAGACCCGGAGGTTTCCTTGGCCCGCGGAATCGTCTTCAAATGCCTCAGCGTGATCCTGTTCATCGTCATGGGCGCGCTGGTCAAGATGACCGGCAATGCCGAGGTTCCGATCCCGCCGGGCCAGCAGGTCTTCTTCCGGTCGGTCTTTGCGCTGCCGCTGATCCTGGGCTGGCTGCTGT
The Paracoccus aestuarii genome window above contains:
- a CDS encoding DUF421 domain-containing protein encodes the protein MIFDDWQGIWRVLVVGSAAYILLIAMLRLSGKRTLSKMNAFDLIVTVALGSTLATVLLDADLPLAEGVAALALLVSLQFVITWASVRWPWFQGVIKAEPTLLAHQGRLLPGAMRAQRVTEAEIRAAIRQSGHHSLDETRAVVLETDGSLSVT
- a CDS encoding ABC transporter permease, with protein sequence MDLVTFPALGRATLRDIRITIDGAFRDFTRAYGETLEAVFHPIQVLLVFIENLMIDGPWIVVLAALAGLVWALSRNWRIVVGSVAALFLIGLFGMWEDTMRTIAMVTVCTLIAMVIGIPVGIVMARSNRADRAITPVLDMMQTMPSFVYLIPVVMIFGLGKVPGVIAVVIYAVPPVIRLTNLGIRQVPADVLEAATAFGSSARQKLVEVQLPLALPTIMAGVNQTIMMSLAMVVVASMIGVRGLGQPVLQAINNQYFTLGVMNGLAIVAIAIIFDRASQAYGKRLQKHLEQQHG
- a CDS encoding quaternary amine ABC transporter ATP-binding protein; translated protein: MAEAVHDIEIRNLYKIFGPNGAAHVADIRAGMTKDELKARHDHVLGLDDITMTIPAGRIQVVMGLSGSGKSTLIRHLNRLIDPTAGQVIFDGRDVVAMGPRELQAFRREKTAMVFQKFGLFPHRTVLENTAYGLRVRGLPAREIDERARRWIHRVGLEGFEGSYPNQLSGGMQQRVGLARALTNDPEILLMDEAFSALDPLIRTDMQSVLLDIQAELGKTIVFITHDLDEALRLGDRIAILRDGRIIQQGSGEQIVLRPADDYISSFVRDIRRGHVITVRTIMRPGRRADSGVMLPPGTLLEEAARAMTRVDVSRADVVDAQGAHLGAITLRKCVAEMIAPDDDDDEDASAVTAA
- the paaI gene encoding hydroxyphenylacetyl-CoA thioesterase PaaI, encoding MTDDHDLARRCADAMWADDRASQGLGMVLEDVGPGTATIAMTVTQSMVNGHGIAHGGFVFALADSAFAFACNSHDQRCVGQQASITYLAPAMQGDRLTARAGERARQGRSGLYDVTVTDQQGRVIAEFRGQSRSIKGRLLEG
- a CDS encoding ABC transporter ATP-binding protein — encoded protein: MTIASRNLSWGVGGKAILQDVSVDIAPGTTLGLLGPNGSGKSSLLRLLAGLRRPDRGQVTLDGRDIARIGRRDLARRVALVQQHAATQMNVTVEDVVMLGRTPHRAPLAGWTAADRAAVDRALAQVDMTAFRHAPWQVLSGGERQRVQLARALAQDPRELFLDEPTNHLDIQHQLELMRLIARLGLTSIVALHDLNHAAQFCDRLLVLDRGRVVADGPPDQVLTPALLAQVFRVDCDFHRSPDGRRHILFR
- a CDS encoding ABC transporter substrate-binding protein, whose translation is MSRTGKIQMNVLKSTAACAALMVVAPLAAAAEDCGSVTIAEMNWASAGLAAWVDKIILEEGYGCDVALVTGDTMPTFTSMNEKADPDIAPELWVNAVKVPLDAAREEGRIIIASEILSDGGVEGFWVPTALAEEHGLRTIGDALARPELFPGAENADRGAFFSCPSGWACQIITQNQFEALDGAGAGFDLVDSGSAAGLDGSIARAFNRDEGWLGYYWAPTAILGRYDMTRLELETDHDRAHWDECTVITDCPDPRLNEWPRSDVFTAVTSDFAERNPVAMDYLGTRSWTNDTVNGLLAWMGDNQATNEDGAWHFLENHPEIWAEWLSEDVAERVRAAL
- a CDS encoding FecCD family ABC transporter permease, with protein sequence MTTRALPGRGGFAALLAMSAMALTLAVALAVSIGEMRVPLATVGLSLTNHLGWTEAPISRIQDSVIWDLRLSRALVAALCGAGLAICGAILQSLLRNTLAEPYVLGVSAGASTGAVAVIILGVGAGAVSLSAGAFVGALAAFAFVALLSDGGRGGPDRTILAGVAAAQLFNALTAYVVTTSGNAQQARDVMFWLLGSFGGVRWPEFQLLAVVMLIGLAICIWYARALDAFTFGDDAAASMGIPVGRVRVVLFATTALITATIVSMVGSIGFVGLVVPHAVRFLIGPGHMRLLPACAVVGAVFMVLADIVSRSVMTQATLPIGIVTALVGVPCFSLILWRARRLA
- a CDS encoding DUF1826 domain-containing protein — protein: MSHPAPLTAAPVIAFPRAPQAQGLLRGPEPEVLGRIGAPGIAAAIWDRPRAPGFADWIEALPPDHLPDLRMILPAPAARDAVHLACDRAGMAPGPFRDMLAGDVAALATIMGRVMGAPMLHLRLNPVATDACRRFHLDNLTARLLCTYRGTGTQLARPGHEDRPETLAPGAALILRGGLWPGPEQTAVLHRSPPVAGTGQVRLLLAIDPADPGLG
- a CDS encoding ABC transporter substrate-binding protein, translating into MHPFRFPTIAALCGLALPMAAGATPTRYPLVLENCGATVTIDAPPQNAVALGQNSAEILLMLGLEDRMAASAFWPTRVLPELEAANARVEILTVEQPSLEGILAREPDFVAAQLPLLLGDDSKVAKRADFDDLGIPSYLSPGICNTRDDAGDIYGSRDQLWNMDLLYQEIDELSRIFDVADRGQALIADFRAREADLRARFEAGDDTFLFWFSSPSEGEDAYLGGRNGASGFIADLLGGRNAITTEAEWPTVGWEGIIAADPTYIVAASLDRDRWTLDRAENKIAFLTTDPSVSQMPAVQAGRILTMNGAAMNPTIRTLYGAEELADQLAAMRAE
- a CDS encoding tartrate dehydrogenase translates to MTPSTPARIALIPGDGIGIPVTQAALRVIAASGAAVETVSFPWSCDHYLQHGRMMPEDGIETLRRFDAILLGAVGWPARVPDAVSLHGLLLPIRKAFVQYANIRPHRLLPGVEGPLKTRDFDILCIRENTEGEYSGAGGRVHQGTPDEVAVETSIFTRAGVERILRFAFEQARGRRGLLASVTKSNAQRHSMVFWDEMTDLIAAEYPDVAVTRYHIDAICARMVMAPESLDVVVASNLFGDILTDLGAAIQGGLGFAASANIDPTRRNPSMFEPVHGSAPDIADQGIANPMAAFWSAAMMLDHLDQTAPAARIMAALEATTASGIGTRPGRDSTDAITDAVLARLEG